A genomic segment from Nicotiana sylvestris chromosome 1, ASM39365v2, whole genome shotgun sequence encodes:
- the LOC138874403 gene encoding uncharacterized protein, with amino-acid sequence MADCRLLQGEVDHIVKQGYLTELFSEKGKQAYMKNRQEPPKPPSPKRTANAISGDEEINSVMYTAANKVSKVTITHGKRILHVLEEESITFDDAYADGMLTPHNDALVISLLVHDTNMKRVLIDPSSSVNIILLRVLNDMQAKNKLVPKAHTLSGFDNSSVVTKGEVTFTTFAEGVVKDTKFQEV; translated from the coding sequence ATGGCAGATTGTAGATTATTACAAGGTGAAGTTGACCATATAGTAAAGCAAGGGTATCTCACCgaattatttagtgagaaaggtaagcaagcatacatgaagaacaggcaggagcccCCTAAACCTCCCTCTCCAAAAAGGACCGCCAATGCTATAAGCGGGGACGAGGAAATCAATAGCGTCATGTATACCGCAGCTAATAAGGTCTCTAAAGTTACAATCACCCACGGGAAGCGGATCCTACATGTGTTGGAGGAAGAaagtattacatttgatgatgcatATGCGGATGGCATGTTAACTccacataacgatgcactggtaatatctttacttgtgcATGATACTAatatgaaacgagttttgattgatccaagtagttccgtgaacattattttatTAAGAGTACTAAACGATATGCAAGCCAAAAATAAACtagtaccaaaggcgcatactttgTCTGGATTCGACAATTCAAGCGTTGTGACGAAAGGGGAGGTAACATTTACTACATTCGCAGAAGGGgttgtcaaagatacaaaatTTCAGGAGGTATAG